The following are from one region of the Cytobacillus firmus genome:
- a CDS encoding glycosyltransferase, with translation MKVLLASPNFHQARGNTVTVQRISDNLNKLGIETDIINITDGCKLSRLPKADIVHGFNAYRFGQFIKGIGEKPERYVVTMTGTDLNIDLHDPVKKSEISQTIINAEAVHVFDEEAKHVLAGAVPEAKDKINVIHQGTVIFSETGADYKKEHGTFIFLLPAGIRKVKNIPFAIEKLKALYEKNHRIRLWLAGPVIEEEEGNIIKTLTEKNKEWVQYLGQIPHHHMGELYRQADAVLNTSHSEGQPAAILEAMGYSLPVLAANNPGNRNIISHQKTGLIYTNPVEFLDNADKLVNNNKLRIKLGHAAKLYVEGSHSSEYEAKTLQKIYETILEKSPSKQ, from the coding sequence ATGAAAGTACTTCTGGCAAGCCCGAATTTTCACCAGGCAAGAGGAAACACAGTTACTGTTCAGCGTATATCCGATAACCTTAATAAGCTGGGCATTGAGACTGACATAATCAATATCACAGACGGCTGCAAATTATCCAGACTGCCAAAAGCCGATATTGTGCATGGCTTTAACGCTTATCGGTTTGGCCAATTTATTAAGGGGATTGGTGAAAAGCCTGAAAGATATGTCGTAACCATGACCGGCACTGATTTAAATATCGACCTTCATGATCCGGTTAAGAAAAGCGAAATCAGTCAAACCATTATCAATGCCGAAGCTGTACATGTATTTGATGAAGAAGCTAAGCATGTACTGGCAGGTGCAGTTCCTGAAGCAAAAGATAAAATCAATGTTATCCATCAAGGCACTGTAATATTTTCTGAAACTGGAGCCGACTATAAAAAAGAACACGGCACTTTTATATTTTTGCTGCCTGCAGGAATCCGCAAGGTGAAGAATATTCCTTTTGCCATAGAAAAACTTAAAGCGTTATATGAAAAGAATCACCGAATCCGTCTTTGGCTGGCGGGCCCTGTTATTGAAGAAGAAGAGGGAAATATTATAAAGACTCTAACTGAAAAAAATAAAGAATGGGTTCAATATCTTGGCCAGATCCCGCATCACCATATGGGAGAGCTATACAGGCAAGCGGATGCCGTATTGAACACATCCCATTCTGAAGGCCAGCCTGCCGCCATTTTAGAAGCAATGGGGTATAGCCTTCCAGTTCTTGCAGCCAATAACCCGGGCAACCGGAATATCATTTCACATCAGAAAACCGGTTTAATCTATACTAATCCGGTCGAATTTCTTGATAATGCAGACAAACTAGTGAATAATAACAAATTGAGGATTAAATTGGGGCATGCTGCCAAACTCTACGTGGAGGGCAGTCATTCTTCGGAATATGAAGCCAAAACACTTCAAAAAATTTACGAAACCATCCTAGAAAAGTCCCCAAGCAAACAATGA
- the selD gene encoding selenide, water dikinase SelD yields the protein MSREEIVKLTSLSTKGGUGCKIGPEDLAQVLRHLPKSVPDPNLLVGLDTSDDAGVYKINDETALVQTLDFFTPIVDDPYMFGQIAAANSLSDIYAMGGKPITVMNIVGFPISKLDKGILADILAGASDKVKESGAVLVGGHSIDDQEPKFGLSVTGTVHPERVRTNAGAKPGDKLILTKPIGVGILTQAIKRDMLDQEGIDRVMEVMAALNKEAAEAMDNYQVNACTDITGFGLLGHAMEIAEGSGTGITVESTAVPILPKTRELAQQNIIPGGSKKNHKWLSGRIQYENIDDVDQVILCDAITSGGLLITVPESEAEPLLNDLKEKGVEWASIIGTVTDQNPGKITVI from the coding sequence ATGTCGAGAGAAGAAATCGTAAAATTAACTTCTTTATCAACAAAAGGCGGCTGAGGATGCAAAATTGGTCCTGAAGACCTGGCGCAGGTTCTGCGTCATTTGCCTAAGTCTGTACCTGACCCCAACCTCCTGGTAGGATTGGATACATCGGATGATGCAGGCGTATATAAAATAAATGATGAAACTGCCCTTGTGCAGACACTGGATTTCTTCACTCCTATCGTTGACGACCCATACATGTTCGGTCAAATCGCCGCAGCCAATTCGCTGAGTGATATTTACGCTATGGGCGGCAAGCCTATAACCGTCATGAATATTGTAGGGTTCCCTATCAGCAAATTGGATAAAGGCATACTTGCAGACATTCTGGCTGGCGCATCCGATAAAGTGAAAGAATCCGGTGCTGTGTTAGTTGGAGGGCACTCCATTGACGACCAGGAGCCAAAGTTTGGCTTATCTGTGACAGGAACCGTACATCCTGAACGGGTAAGAACAAATGCAGGAGCCAAACCTGGCGACAAACTGATCTTAACCAAGCCAATTGGCGTAGGCATCCTTACTCAAGCAATTAAGAGGGATATGCTGGATCAGGAAGGCATTGACCGTGTGATGGAAGTCATGGCTGCTTTAAATAAAGAGGCAGCTGAAGCTATGGATAACTACCAGGTTAATGCATGCACAGACATTACTGGTTTTGGACTTCTTGGCCATGCCATGGAGATTGCGGAAGGAAGCGGCACAGGGATAACTGTTGAAAGCACAGCCGTGCCTATTCTTCCAAAAACCAGGGAGCTTGCTCAGCAGAACATTATTCCCGGCGGCTCCAAAAAGAATCATAAATGGCTCTCCGGACGTATTCAATACGAAAATATTGATGACGTAGACCAAGTGATTCTATGTGATGCTATAACATCAGGAGGACTTTTAATAACCGTTCCTGAATCAGAAGCTGAACCACTCCTAAATGACCTGAAGGAAAAAGGAGTCGAATGGGCTTCCATCATCGGAACAGTCACAGATCAGAATCCCGGAAAGATTACGGTGATCTAA
- the phnD gene encoding phosphate/phosphite/phosphonate ABC transporter substrate-binding protein, which translates to MKKFLMLLTIFSIMLLSACSGNETDNTDKNGKDQSKEKFTIGVIPVQTEGSMEAAMEKLQSTLSEKLDREVAVEVYPDYNGVVEAMNYDKIDMAYFGPLTYVVAHEKSGAKAIITQLIDGEPFYYSYIITHKDNPWNSLEDLLKNSSDSDFAFGDINSTSGSLIPSIELKDREVYQSEDEHSFKSVRFTGSHDATALAVQNKQVDAGAIDSAIYNQLVESGKVDGEQIKTIWKSEKLFQYPWAVHENTDEETIKALKEAFLAIKDPEILDAFGASGFTEASNEDYESIRQAALKEGLIKE; encoded by the coding sequence ATGAAAAAATTCTTAATGCTCCTGACTATCTTCTCAATAATGCTTCTGTCAGCCTGCAGCGGAAATGAAACAGATAACACAGATAAAAATGGAAAAGATCAATCGAAAGAAAAGTTCACTATTGGGGTCATCCCTGTTCAAACAGAGGGATCGATGGAAGCTGCCATGGAGAAACTGCAGTCAACCTTATCTGAAAAACTCGATCGGGAAGTAGCTGTCGAAGTTTATCCGGATTACAACGGGGTAGTGGAAGCCATGAACTACGATAAAATTGATATGGCCTATTTCGGCCCGTTAACATATGTTGTGGCCCATGAAAAGAGCGGAGCAAAAGCCATCATTACACAGCTGATTGATGGAGAGCCATTCTATTATTCCTATATCATCACCCACAAGGACAATCCATGGAACTCACTTGAAGATTTACTGAAAAACAGCAGTGATTCTGACTTTGCTTTCGGTGATATCAATTCAACTTCAGGATCCCTTATCCCATCCATAGAATTAAAGGACCGTGAAGTTTACCAATCAGAGGATGAACACAGCTTTAAATCCGTCCGATTCACGGGTTCACATGATGCCACTGCATTAGCTGTTCAAAATAAACAGGTGGATGCCGGTGCGATCGACAGCGCCATTTATAATCAATTAGTGGAATCAGGAAAAGTAGATGGAGAGCAGATTAAAACGATCTGGAAATCAGAAAAGCTTTTCCAGTACCCTTGGGCTGTTCATGAAAACACCGATGAAGAAACAATTAAAGCATTGAAGGAAGCTTTTCTGGCGATTAAAGATCCCGAAATTCTGGATGCATTCGGTGCAAGCGGATTTACTGAGGCAAGTAACGAAGATTACGAAAGCATCCGTCAGGCTGCCCTAAAAGAGGGACTTATTAAAGAATAG
- the phnE gene encoding phosphonate ABC transporter, permease protein PhnE — protein sequence MWFKKRSILTYTVLALFIFLSMKLTEFDLAKFRDFRNMIDFLSHWFPMNFSLLPRILEGSLETLAMAFLGSFFGLIIGLPLSFMAAKNTSGSKFVYHITRVGLSFVRSIPEIVFGLILLTALGLGPFPAVLAIMFHNIGVLGKLISELIEASDPGPQEAMKAVGAKSWFASLFSILPQIWPNVLSNYFYRFEVAIRTSLILGFIGGGGIGQRLFNDFKTFQYNSVSLDVLVIMIIVILVDLFGSYVRNRVI from the coding sequence TTGTGGTTTAAAAAACGCAGCATATTAACATATACCGTATTGGCTTTATTTATTTTTCTAAGCATGAAGCTGACAGAATTCGACTTAGCGAAATTCAGAGACTTCCGCAACATGATTGATTTCCTGTCCCATTGGTTCCCGATGAATTTTTCTCTCCTTCCAAGGATACTGGAAGGCAGTCTGGAAACCTTGGCCATGGCATTTCTGGGAAGCTTCTTCGGGCTTATTATCGGTCTTCCGTTAAGCTTTATGGCCGCGAAAAACACTTCCGGCTCAAAGTTTGTTTACCATATAACCCGAGTCGGCCTCAGCTTTGTCCGATCCATTCCTGAAATTGTTTTTGGTTTGATTCTTTTGACAGCTCTTGGGCTTGGTCCTTTTCCGGCTGTCCTGGCCATTATGTTTCATAATATTGGGGTTCTGGGAAAACTGATCTCAGAACTCATTGAAGCATCCGATCCCGGCCCTCAGGAGGCCATGAAAGCAGTTGGGGCAAAGAGCTGGTTTGCTTCCCTGTTCAGCATTCTGCCTCAAATATGGCCAAATGTATTATCAAATTACTTCTACCGGTTTGAGGTTGCCATAAGGACTTCCCTTATCTTAGGCTTCATTGGCGGGGGAGGAATTGGCCAAAGACTTTTTAATGATTTTAAAACCTTCCAATACAATTCAGTTTCGCTCGATGTCCTGGTGATTATGATCATCGTGATTCTAGTGGACCTTTTTGGAAGCTATGTCAGGAACCGAGTGATATAA
- the phnC gene encoding phosphonate ABC transporter ATP-binding protein produces MLEIRNITVRYPGMKHHALNSINLTIHPGDFVCVLGKSGAGKSTLIRCLNGLQPPSSGEIIWDGHSFSALSDEQLRKIRREMGMIFQHFNLVPRLTVLQNVLTGMFGYRSSFKNLIGWFTEEEKSQAKQVIAEVGLTDFAGRRVEHLSGGQKQRVGIARALLQKPRLLLGDEPVASLDPGTSDRIFSLLQEMHNRHGLQTIINVHDVQLAKRYATRIIALKDGEVVFDGKPEQFTDDMYVFTYDAESYSEKSYIRST; encoded by the coding sequence ATGCTTGAGATTCGAAATATAACTGTCCGTTATCCCGGCATGAAGCATCATGCGCTTAATTCAATAAATCTGACGATACACCCTGGAGACTTTGTTTGCGTGCTGGGTAAAAGCGGTGCCGGAAAATCCACGCTGATCCGCTGTCTAAATGGCCTGCAGCCCCCTTCATCAGGGGAAATCATCTGGGATGGCCATTCCTTTTCTGCACTTAGTGATGAACAGCTTCGGAAAATCCGCAGGGAGATGGGCATGATCTTTCAGCATTTTAATTTAGTTCCGCGATTGACTGTCCTGCAAAATGTTCTGACAGGCATGTTCGGCTACAGGAGCAGTTTTAAGAACCTGATTGGCTGGTTTACAGAGGAAGAAAAGAGTCAGGCTAAACAAGTCATTGCAGAGGTGGGCTTAACCGACTTTGCGGGCCGCAGGGTTGAGCATCTTAGCGGAGGGCAGAAACAGAGAGTCGGCATTGCAAGGGCTCTCCTTCAAAAGCCGAGGTTGCTGCTGGGAGACGAGCCTGTTGCCAGCCTGGATCCTGGAACTTCAGACCGGATCTTCAGCCTGCTGCAGGAGATGCATAACCGGCATGGTCTGCAAACCATCATTAATGTCCATGATGTTCAATTGGCTAAACGCTACGCAACCCGGATTATTGCTTTAAAAGATGGGGAGGTTGTTTTTGATGGTAAACCGGAACAGTTTACAGATGATATGTATGTATTTACATATGATGCAGAAAGTTATAGCGAAAAATCATATATCCGATCAACTTAA
- a CDS encoding polysaccharide deacetylase family protein, with protein MYVSNDPDIKLFNAGHPSKKTVTLTFDDGPARILPELLDILKKEKVPAVFFWQSRLLYPGRPWKRVLEEGHQLGTHSSKHSNYAKLTPSEQIQDLRSSKLKIESITGQEVKLFRPPFGQYNEHTIAAAKELGLSTILWRISSMDWELKEEPEQIITNVLENLEDGAIILLHELSQTVEALPELIAEIRGNGYEFSLL; from the coding sequence GTGTACGTTTCGAACGACCCAGACATCAAGTTATTTAATGCCGGACATCCATCGAAGAAAACAGTGACACTGACTTTTGACGATGGGCCGGCAAGAATTCTTCCGGAACTATTGGATATATTGAAGAAAGAAAAGGTTCCAGCTGTTTTCTTCTGGCAATCAAGGCTTTTATACCCCGGTCGTCCGTGGAAAAGAGTTCTCGAAGAAGGCCATCAGTTAGGAACACATTCTTCAAAGCATTCCAATTATGCTAAATTGACTCCAAGTGAACAAATCCAGGACCTAAGGAGCAGCAAATTAAAGATTGAATCCATCACAGGCCAGGAAGTGAAGCTATTCAGGCCCCCATTTGGACAGTATAATGAACATACCATTGCTGCAGCGAAAGAGCTCGGGCTCTCCACCATATTGTGGAGAATCTCGTCCATGGACTGGGAACTCAAAGAAGAGCCTGAACAAATTATCACAAACGTTTTAGAGAACCTGGAAGACGGAGCAATCATTCTATTGCATGAATTAAGCCAGACTGTAGAAGCCCTGCCTGAGTTAATTGCTGAGATTAGGGGGAACGGCTACGAGTTCAGTTTGCTGTAA
- a CDS encoding phosphotransferase has protein sequence MFTNIVTANGTLNDRYILRRENLYQGSNGRFVERFFIDETKSYIFKPLTNNTQLGKEVWIFENVLAELPLKFPKILSYSVQTTLSNNWIILEDLGTITHTFDSKIAIELTVLMAKWHSLPAERFSNTKLSGPKPAIEEMANHILQNKEKVFTIFRLHNISERLGSILFSVCSSKSFSAVKVLCHGDLHQGNFGYADGKTVVLDWEHCHLNIPYWDLFHLIDMSHPDFPKPDDHTLRNKILDCYCEESQISVPDRVKFKQEYYLFSAVFSAWMMLLIQLDLDNQCAKWTSEQLSKQLKETIRNLVECAEEII, from the coding sequence TTGTTTACTAATATTGTGACTGCAAACGGGACACTAAATGACCGTTACATTTTAAGGAGAGAGAATTTATATCAGGGCTCGAACGGCCGGTTTGTCGAGCGCTTTTTTATTGATGAAACCAAGAGCTATATTTTTAAACCTCTTACAAACAATACTCAGCTTGGAAAAGAAGTATGGATTTTCGAAAATGTATTGGCAGAACTGCCGCTAAAGTTTCCAAAAATCCTGTCGTATTCCGTTCAGACCACACTAAGCAATAATTGGATTATCTTAGAAGATCTTGGCACCATCACACATACTTTTGATTCTAAGATTGCAATCGAACTAACTGTTTTAATGGCCAAATGGCACTCTTTACCCGCCGAGCGGTTTTCCAATACAAAGCTGAGTGGCCCTAAACCGGCTATTGAGGAAATGGCGAACCATATTCTGCAGAACAAAGAGAAGGTTTTTACTATTTTCAGGTTACACAATATTTCAGAACGATTAGGAAGCATCCTTTTCAGCGTATGTAGCTCAAAATCCTTTTCTGCTGTGAAGGTTCTTTGCCATGGGGATTTGCACCAGGGGAATTTTGGGTATGCGGACGGTAAGACGGTGGTTCTGGACTGGGAACATTGCCACTTAAACATACCTTATTGGGATTTATTTCATTTAATCGATATGTCACATCCGGATTTCCCTAAGCCTGATGACCATACTTTACGAAATAAGATTCTGGACTGTTATTGCGAGGAATCTCAAATCTCTGTTCCTGACAGGGTGAAATTCAAACAGGAATATTATTTATTTTCAGCTGTTTTTTCTGCTTGGATGATGCTGTTAATACAATTAGATTTGGACAATCAGTGTGCGAAATGGACTTCCGAACAGCTGTCGAAGCAATTAAAAGAAACAATACGCAATCTTGTTGAATGTGCGGAAGAAATCATTTAG
- the htpG gene encoding molecular chaperone HtpG — protein METKQFQAESKRLLEMMINSIYSQREVFLRELISNSSDAIDKIYYKALTDDSLTFDKDSYYIKVVPDKENRTLTIKDTGIGMTKEELENNLGVIAKSGSLAFKRENEIKDGHDIIGQFGVGFYAAFMVADVVTVISRALGSEQAYKWESHGAEGYTITPYDKEAVGTEIILKIKENTEDESYDEYLEEYRLKSIIKKYSDFIRYPIKMDVKVSKPKSDAENEYEENIEEQAINSMVPIWRKNKSELTDEDYEKFYQEKHYGFDKPVKHIHISVDGTIRYNAILYIPENIPFDYYSKEYEKGLELYSNGVLIMNKCGDLLPDYFSFVKGMVDSEDLSLNISREMLQHDRQLKLIAKNISKKIKNELQQLMKNEREKYEQFYKSFGRQLKYGVYSDFGNHKDTLQDLLMFYSSTEKKLASLDEYVSRMKDDQKYIYYAAGESNERIEKLPQTELVADKGYEILYFTEDIDEFAIKMLMSYKEKEFKSVSSGDLGIGNEEEKITESEEKEHKELFSSMKEILSGKVTDVRISKRLKSHPVCLTADGEVTIEMEKVLSSMPDNQNVKANKVLEINSNHEVFQALKNALENDKEKLSLFTNLLYNQALLIEGLPISDPVEFTNDICKVMI, from the coding sequence ATGGAAACGAAACAGTTTCAGGCAGAATCCAAGAGATTATTGGAAATGATGATTAACTCCATTTACTCTCAAAGAGAGGTGTTCCTGAGGGAGCTTATTTCCAACAGCAGTGATGCCATCGATAAGATCTACTACAAAGCACTTACAGACGATTCTTTAACGTTTGACAAAGACAGTTACTACATAAAAGTCGTTCCTGATAAAGAGAACAGGACATTAACAATCAAAGATACCGGCATTGGCATGACTAAGGAAGAACTGGAAAACAACCTGGGTGTCATCGCCAAAAGCGGTTCTCTCGCTTTTAAGAGAGAAAATGAGATTAAAGATGGCCATGATATTATTGGCCAATTTGGAGTAGGATTTTATGCTGCTTTCATGGTTGCAGATGTTGTAACTGTGATCAGCAGAGCACTTGGCAGTGAGCAGGCCTACAAATGGGAATCCCATGGTGCTGAGGGGTATACGATTACTCCATATGATAAAGAAGCGGTCGGCACTGAAATTATCTTAAAAATTAAAGAAAATACAGAAGATGAAAGCTATGATGAGTACCTTGAAGAGTACCGTTTAAAGTCGATCATAAAAAAATACTCTGATTTCATCCGCTATCCTATTAAAATGGATGTTAAGGTAAGTAAGCCTAAAAGTGATGCCGAAAACGAGTATGAGGAAAATATTGAAGAGCAGGCCATTAACAGCATGGTCCCAATCTGGCGAAAGAATAAAAGTGAACTGACAGACGAGGATTACGAAAAGTTCTATCAGGAAAAGCATTATGGCTTTGACAAGCCGGTAAAGCATATCCATATAAGTGTGGATGGTACAATCCGCTATAATGCGATTTTATATATTCCTGAGAATATTCCATTTGACTATTACTCAAAAGAATATGAAAAAGGCCTGGAGCTTTATTCAAATGGCGTCTTAATCATGAATAAGTGTGGAGATCTTCTGCCTGATTACTTCAGTTTTGTCAAAGGGATGGTGGACTCCGAAGATTTATCACTTAACATCTCAAGGGAAATGCTCCAGCATGATCGGCAGCTGAAGCTTATTGCGAAAAACATCAGCAAAAAGATTAAAAATGAACTGCAGCAGCTGATGAAAAATGAGCGGGAAAAATATGAGCAATTTTATAAGTCATTTGGAAGACAATTAAAATATGGTGTATATAGCGACTTCGGAAACCATAAAGATACACTCCAGGATTTATTGATGTTCTATTCTTCAACAGAAAAGAAATTGGCATCACTTGATGAATATGTATCCCGAATGAAGGATGACCAGAAATATATTTATTATGCTGCTGGAGAGTCAAACGAAAGAATCGAAAAGCTTCCACAAACCGAACTGGTGGCGGATAAGGGTTATGAAATTCTATACTTTACAGAAGATATTGATGAGTTCGCCATAAAAATGCTGATGTCTTATAAAGAAAAGGAATTTAAGTCAGTCTCAAGCGGTGATCTCGGCATCGGGAATGAGGAAGAAAAAATAACAGAATCTGAAGAAAAAGAGCATAAGGAATTGTTCAGCAGCATGAAGGAGATTTTATCAGGAAAAGTGACAGATGTCCGGATTTCCAAAAGACTTAAAAGCCATCCGGTTTGCCTGACTGCAGATGGCGAAGTCACCATTGAAATGGAAAAGGTCCTCAGCAGCATGCCTGACAATCAAAATGTAAAAGCAAATAAGGTTTTGGAAATCAATTCAAACCATGAAGTCTTCCAGGCCTTAAAAAATGCATTGGAAAATGATAAGGAAAAGTTAAGTCTCTTTACAAACCTCCTATATAACCAGGCTTTGCTGATTGAAGGCCTGCCAATCAGCGACCCTGTCGAGTTTACGAATGATATCTGTAAGGTCATGATCTAA
- a CDS encoding DUF421 domain-containing protein, with the protein MPEWLLIGARSILFAGVLFVITKMIGKKQISELSFFEYVSGITIGSIAGEIIMGLDNHWASGILSIMIFGLVTLFADILALKSKSFRDFFEGKGTIFIKDGKILEDNLKKERYSIDDLSSLLRQKNVFKAADVEFAVLEPRGDLSIMLKKENQPLTPKDLQLNLPQEKEPQTVIMDGNILNDPLAGSGKNKKWLKAEIEKLGLTQENIFLGQIDSFGDLTVDVYDDSIKVPAPQQRPLLLAMIKKCAADLEIFSLQTDSKSAQRIYERNTEKLNRIIQKLTPYLK; encoded by the coding sequence ATGCCGGAGTGGCTGCTGATTGGTGCTCGTTCTATACTGTTTGCGGGTGTTTTGTTTGTTATTACAAAAATGATTGGGAAAAAACAAATTTCAGAGCTTTCTTTTTTTGAATATGTATCAGGCATCACCATTGGGAGTATAGCCGGTGAAATTATTATGGGCTTAGACAACCATTGGGCAAGCGGAATTCTTTCTATTATGATCTTTGGTCTTGTTACATTATTTGCTGATATTCTAGCCTTAAAGAGCAAAAGCTTCCGCGATTTCTTTGAAGGAAAAGGGACAATATTTATTAAAGATGGAAAGATTCTGGAAGACAACTTAAAAAAAGAAAGATACTCTATTGATGACCTATCCTCCCTGCTCCGCCAAAAAAATGTCTTTAAGGCAGCCGATGTGGAGTTTGCAGTTCTGGAGCCTCGTGGTGACCTGAGCATCATGCTGAAGAAGGAAAACCAGCCGCTCACTCCAAAAGATCTTCAATTGAACCTGCCTCAGGAAAAAGAACCGCAAACGGTTATTATGGATGGTAACATTCTAAACGATCCATTGGCCGGATCAGGAAAAAACAAAAAATGGCTGAAAGCTGAGATAGAGAAATTAGGCCTCACTCAGGAAAATATTTTTTTAGGACAAATTGATTCTTTTGGTGACTTAACAGTGGATGTATATGATGATTCAATTAAGGTTCCTGCACCCCAACAGCGTCCTCTGCTTCTGGCCATGATTAAGAAGTGTGCAGCGGACCTGGAGATATTTTCATTGCAGACTGATTCAAAAAGTGCACAGAGAATCTATGAAAGAAATACAGAAAAGCTGAATCGGATTATTCAAAAACTGACTCCATACCTAAAGTAA
- a CDS encoding DUF1657 domain-containing protein, translated as MTIASDVSQCLAAIRSIEAQLSSLALTSMDEEAKRLFHESMLEISEIKNDLENRKKVIEFEEPQYKPN; from the coding sequence ATGACCATTGCTTCTGATGTCAGTCAATGTCTTGCAGCAATACGTTCTATCGAAGCACAATTATCCAGTCTTGCATTAACTTCAATGGACGAAGAAGCTAAACGTCTTTTTCATGAATCTATGCTGGAGATTAGCGAAATAAAAAATGATTTGGAAAACAGAAAAAAGGTTATTGAGTTTGAGGAGCCTCAATATAAACCAAATTAA
- a CDS encoding DUF1657 domain-containing protein gives MTVGTQVKQAIAGLKSAQASLETFALATDNQNAKQLYQSAAQQTQSIIDSLEPRLQEIQKEEPQYNQ, from the coding sequence ATGACAGTTGGAACTCAAGTAAAACAAGCCATTGCAGGGTTAAAAAGCGCTCAGGCAAGCCTTGAAACCTTTGCTCTTGCAACCGATAATCAAAATGCTAAGCAGCTGTACCAAAGCGCTGCCCAGCAGACACAATCCATCATTGATAGCCTTGAACCAAGGCTTCAGGAGATTCAGAAAGAAGAACCTCAATATAATCAATAA
- a CDS encoding LAGLIDADG family homing endonuclease codes for MRNSDIDDKQIINMYKSGMSFKEMTKIIGLSDRAIRNVLYKHKIVMNRSRSSGQPRKNMVNEDFFKTWSNEMAWVLGLIITDGCINKTINTITLTQKNEDILRLAAKYMEADYILAPGGKNKATPTLVINSKRIKNDLLTIGITANKSLIVPFPEVPEEYMPPFIRGVIDGDGWVQKKGYVMNITTASQTFAKGLLTVFQNWKLRSEITIEVSSTGNLIYRVWVKGKTYLPLLANILYNDAVEHLESQKKTNMLIHSTLNN; via the coding sequence ATGCGTAATTCTGATATAGATGATAAACAGATAATAAATATGTATAAAAGCGGAATGAGTTTTAAGGAAATGACAAAAATTATAGGTTTAAGCGACAGAGCCATTCGCAATGTACTATATAAACATAAAATAGTTATGAATCGGAGCCGTTCATCTGGACAACCCAGAAAGAATATGGTTAATGAGGATTTCTTTAAGACATGGTCTAATGAAATGGCATGGGTCTTAGGGTTAATAATTACAGACGGGTGTATAAATAAAACTATAAACACAATAACTCTAACTCAGAAAAATGAAGATATATTAAGATTAGCCGCAAAGTATATGGAAGCAGACTATATCCTGGCACCTGGAGGAAAAAATAAAGCAACTCCGACATTAGTCATTAATTCAAAAAGAATAAAAAATGATTTGTTAACGATAGGTATTACAGCAAATAAATCATTGATCGTTCCATTTCCCGAAGTTCCAGAAGAATATATGCCTCCTTTTATAAGAGGCGTAATAGATGGAGATGGATGGGTGCAGAAAAAAGGGTATGTAATGAACATTACAACAGCAAGCCAAACATTTGCCAAAGGCTTACTAACTGTTTTTCAAAATTGGAAATTAAGAAGCGAAATAACCATTGAAGTGAGCAGCACAGGAAACCTCATATATCGAGTATGGGTAAAAGGAAAAACCTATCTTCCTTTGCTTGCAAATATTCTATATAATGATGCTGTTGAGCACTTGGAATCACAAAAGAAGACAAATATGCTGATACATTCGACCTTAAATAATTAA
- a CDS encoding rRNA methyltransferase, whose translation MWELVNGKLIQKTDESRVKFRTNISKAVLNQLETLSAEHDTHINYLLESGLQEVLNHDFITYDKKTRPKDRVQYKTTYDKVLLEQVKDFANNHGLFINDVIEYSVRFINLEKIKNSSYKNRVE comes from the coding sequence ATGTGGGAATTAGTAAACGGCAAGTTAATTCAAAAAACTGATGAATCCAGAGTAAAATTCCGTACAAATATAAGTAAGGCTGTACTTAATCAATTAGAAACTCTATCAGCAGAACATGACACTCATATTAACTATCTGCTTGAAAGTGGACTTCAAGAAGTCTTGAATCATGATTTTATTACATATGATAAAAAAACTCGGCCAAAGGATCGAGTACAATACAAAACAACCTACGATAAAGTTTTATTGGAACAAGTTAAAGATTTCGCTAACAACCATGGACTTTTTATAAATGATGTTATTGAATACAGTGTACGTTTTATCAATCTGGAGAAAATAAAAAACAGCAGCTATAAGAACAGGGTAGAGTAG